In one window of Leptospira sp. GIMC2001 DNA:
- a CDS encoding transposase: MAKKKFQESEIYKVLKEAESGIPIKEVARKYGITEQTFYRWRNKYGGMEMSDMKLLKSLENENSNLKRLVAEQALEIQAIKNVLGKKF, encoded by the coding sequence ATGGCAAAAAAGAAATTTCAAGAATCAGAGATCTATAAAGTTCTTAAGGAAGCAGAATCAGGTATTCCCATTAAGGAAGTTGCTAGAAAATATGGGATAACTGAGCAAACCTTCTACCGATGGCGGAACAAATATGGAGGAATGGAGATGAGTGATATGAAACTTTTAAAATCACTTGAAAATGAAAATTCCAACCTAAAAAGATTAGTAGCTGAACAAGCTTTAGAAATCCAAGCGATTAAGAATGTTTTAGGAAAAAAGTTTTGA
- a CDS encoding ankyrin repeat domain-containing protein, whose protein sequence is MNKKLPKKKDRPGVDKYGRTPLHNAILAKDCGLIDSLINSEINIDAQDDDGFTALHFSAMNLETEIINKLLRNKATVDIQDSHGNTALWRAVFNLRDGDINILEIFLKEGANPNLKNKYGVSPYDFAQTIKNTKLIELFKKESK, encoded by the coding sequence ATGAATAAAAAACTACCAAAAAAGAAAGATAGACCTGGTGTAGATAAATATGGACGAACGCCATTACATAATGCTATACTTGCAAAAGATTGCGGACTAATCGATTCTTTGATAAATTCTGAAATAAACATCGATGCTCAAGACGACGACGGTTTTACAGCTTTACATTTTTCAGCTATGAATTTAGAAACCGAAATCATTAATAAATTATTAAGAAATAAGGCTACTGTCGATATACAAGATTCTCATGGAAATACTGCACTTTGGAGAGCGGTATTTAACTTAAGAGATGGAGATATTAATATTTTAGAAATATTTTTAAAGGAAGGTGCAAACCCTAATTTAAAAAATAAATATGGTGTTAGTCCTTATGATTTTGCTCAGACAATCAAAAATACGAAATTAATTGAACTTTTCAAAAAAGAATCAAAATAA
- a CDS encoding IS3 family transposase → MNREHKEKAVSLLIQEGLSQNSSLKLLEYPKSTFYYKSKPPDTDTIDEIRRLAFRRKRDGYRRIYKKIRRSGKIVNHKKIYRLYRLEGLKIRTKSNKRKKTIPSKPLELPTKSNQVWSMDFVFERTLDQRKQRILTGIDHFSREYSILHVEYSFSSLKLIQFLDSLENLPRSFVLDNGTEFTSTAFREWAENKGIDIHFIDKGKLTQNAFIESFNGKLRDECLNLNLFKNQNELSKALEIYQKDYNEERLHSSLNYLTPLEYKLKFG, encoded by the coding sequence TTGAACAGGGAGCATAAAGAGAAAGCAGTATCCCTGTTAATTCAAGAAGGACTTTCTCAAAATAGCAGTCTGAAACTTTTAGAATATCCCAAGTCGACATTTTACTATAAAAGTAAACCACCAGATACTGATACAATAGATGAGATTAGAAGACTGGCTTTTCGACGAAAGCGAGATGGCTATCGACGAATATACAAAAAGATACGTCGATCGGGAAAGATTGTAAATCATAAAAAGATTTACCGTTTATATCGATTAGAAGGGCTAAAAATAAGGACAAAATCAAATAAACGAAAGAAAACAATACCATCTAAGCCTTTAGAACTCCCAACAAAATCAAATCAAGTTTGGTCTATGGATTTCGTTTTTGAGAGAACATTGGATCAGAGAAAACAAAGAATACTAACAGGGATTGATCACTTCAGCAGGGAATATTCAATTCTTCATGTAGAATATTCTTTTTCCTCACTTAAGTTAATTCAATTTTTAGATTCTCTAGAAAATCTTCCAAGATCTTTTGTCTTAGATAATGGAACGGAATTTACCTCTACGGCATTTAGAGAATGGGCTGAAAATAAAGGTATAGATATCCATTTTATTGATAAAGGAAAGCTTACTCAGAATGCATTTATAGAAAGCTTCAATGGTAAGCTGAGAGATGAGTGTTTGAATCTTAACTTATTTAAAAACCAAAATGAATTATCTAAAGCCTTAGAAATATATCAAAAGGATTATAATGAGGAAAGACTTCATTCTTCATTAAACTACTTGACCCCATTGGAATATAAGTTGAAGTTTGGATAA